In Paenibacillus sp. FSL R7-0345, a single window of DNA contains:
- a CDS encoding sugar phosphate isomerase/epimerase family protein, producing the protein MKLGIIAAVNEESFVQANNRGLSFLEFTINEGDSVDEFTRQVDQIAEWSFKYGIEIGSIGRWKSLRIDTQGAIIREELERCFKLIDAAATLNCPSFVAGCNYVEELSLYENCTAAISFFSELIAYAKPKNVAVSSYNCRKVNFVNTPDIWRIIHGHLPELGIKFDPSHARFFGGDYLQETLDWGHRFTHVHLKGSLLVNGQKVDEPPAGMDQTDWPSFIATLRAAGYDGGLSIEPRKSALPDHLADKGVDFSAAYFKKLLLED; encoded by the coding sequence ATGAAGCTAGGAATTATTGCTGCGGTCAACGAGGAAAGCTTTGTTCAGGCCAATAACAGAGGATTAAGTTTTCTGGAGTTTACCATTAATGAGGGAGACAGCGTAGATGAATTTACCCGTCAGGTTGATCAGATCGCTGAGTGGTCTTTCAAATATGGGATAGAGATTGGTTCGATCGGGCGCTGGAAATCGCTGCGGATTGACACGCAAGGTGCGATCATCCGTGAAGAGCTGGAACGCTGCTTTAAGCTGATTGATGCGGCAGCCACACTGAATTGCCCGAGCTTCGTGGCCGGCTGCAACTATGTGGAAGAGCTGTCGCTGTATGAGAACTGCACGGCGGCGATTTCCTTTTTTAGTGAACTGATTGCCTACGCCAAACCTAAGAACGTCGCCGTCTCCTCCTATAATTGCCGTAAAGTGAACTTTGTAAATACACCGGACATCTGGCGGATCATTCATGGACATCTGCCGGAGCTGGGCATCAAATTTGATCCATCGCATGCCCGCTTCTTCGGAGGGGACTATCTGCAGGAGACGCTGGACTGGGGACACCGGTTTACGCATGTACACCTCAAAGGCTCACTACTTGTGAACGGACAGAAGGTGGATGAGCCGCCAGCCGGGATGGACCAGACCGATTGGCCTTCATTCATAGCTACATTAAGAGCGGCCGGTTATGACGGCGGGCTCAGCATTGAACCGCGCAAATCGGCGCTGCCGGACCATCTGGCGGACAAAGGCGTTGATTTCTCTGCGGCCTATTTCAAAAAACTGTTGCTTGAAGATTAA